Proteins from one Camelina sativa cultivar DH55 chromosome 8, Cs, whole genome shotgun sequence genomic window:
- the LOC104722240 gene encoding U3 small nucleolar RNA-associated protein 4 isoform X2 — MLEYRCSSVDWKPSPVVALVNSADDSQVAAAREDGSLEIWLVSPGAVGWHCQLTIHGDPNSRISSLAWCRAGSNRLPSGRLFSSSIDGSISEWDLFDLKQKIVLESIGVSIWQMALAPINVPSVDVEEGKAKEIENGYSSEKSNDEEESAGSEEDDDSDSDEFHELLSDRLLAAACDDGCVRLYRISDLDKLTYYRSLPRVSGRALSVTWSPDAKRIFSGSSDGLIRCWDANSCQEVYRITVGLGGLGSSSEICVWSLLSLRCSVLVSGDSTGTVQFWDSQFGTLLESHSNHKGDVNTLAAAPSHNRVFSAGADGQVILYKLSGSTSSSQELKPSQKWDYIGYVKAHTHDIRALTVAVPISREDPFSDDILPDKASRKHRKKGKPVDFTYHKWAHLGVPMLISAGDDAKLFAYSIQEFTKFSPHDICPAPQRVPMQMVHNSVFDKTSLLLAQGISTLDILRLNVSSDSSGRASTKSLVRVKSRDSRKIICSAISNTGSLFAYSDQIGPSLFELKKNEFVKSPWSVSRRRLPELPFAHSMVFSSDCSHLIIAGHDRRIYTIDISSLELVYTFTPSREEHDDEAPPKEPPMTKLYTSSDGQWLAAINCFGDIYVFNLETQRQHWFISRLDGASVAAAGFHPWNNNVLVISTSSNQVFAFDVEARQLGKWSMLNTYVLPKRYQEFPGEVIGLSFSPSPNSSSVIVYSSSRAKCLIDFGKPVEEDEENGLPNGNLSKTLEGKLVNMGLKKGKGTNRKRRLEEYQLEGKSNEKKNFEILPSKHPVLFVGHLSKNSILVIEKPWMDVVKSLDTQPVDRHIFGT; from the exons ATGCTTGAGTACCGTTGCAGCTCCGTTGACTGGAAACCATCTCCGGTGGTAGCCCTAGTTAACAGCGCCGACGACTCTCAAGTCGCCGCGGCTCGCGAGGACGGTTCTCTTGAAATCTGGCTCGTCTCCCCCGGCGCCGTTGGATGGCACTGTCAACTC ACTATCCATGGCGATCCAAATTCGAGAATCTCATCTCTTGCGTGGTGCCGTGCTGGTTCTAATCGGCTGCCTTCTGGTCGTTTGTTTTCTTCAAGCATCGATGGCTCCATTTCTGAATGGGATCTTTTCGATTTGAAGCAGAAG ATTGTGCTAGAGTCAATTGGAGTCTCAATCTGGCAAATGGCGTTGGCTCCGATTAATGTACCCTCAGTTGATGTAGAAGAAGGTAAAGCTAAAGAGATTGAGAATGGATACTCGAGTGAGAAATCGAATGATGAGGAAGAGAGTGCtggaagtgaagaagatgatgattctgaCTCTGATGAGTTTCATGAGCTCCTATCAGATAGGCTTCTTGCTGCTGCTTGTGATGATGGCTGTGTGAGACTGTACCGTATCTCTGACTTAGACAAGTTAACTTACTATAGATCATTGCCTAGGGTTAGTG GACGTGCTTTAAGTGTAACATGGAGTCCAGATGCAAAGAGGATATTTTCCGGTAGCAGTGATGG GCTGATAAGATGCTGGGACGCAAACTCGTGTCAAGAGGTATACAGAATTACAGTTGGTCTTGGAGGACTGGGAAGTAGTTCTGAGATCTGTGTTTGGTCACTACTTTCTTTGAG GTGTTCAGTTCTTGTGAGTGGAGACAGTACCGGAACTGTACAATTTTGGGATAGTCAGTTTGGAACCCTTTTGGAATCACACTCTAATCACAAAGGTGATGTCAATACCCTTGCAGCAGCCCCCAGCCATAATCGAGTCTTTTCTGCTGGTGCGGATGGACAG GTTATTCTTTATAAGCTCTCCGGTAGTACTAGCAGTTCTCAAGAATTGAAGCCTTCTCAGAAATGGGATTATATTGGTTATGTAAAGGCTCATACACATGACATCAGAGCTCTTACAGTTGCAGTACCAATTAGTCGAGAAG ATCCTTTTTCGGATGATATATTGCCAGATAAAGCAAGTCGTAAACATCGCAAAAAGGGAAAGCCAGTTGACTTTACGTATCATAAATGGGCTCATTTGGGTGTCCCGATGCTTATTTCTGCTGGTGATGATGCAAAACTTTTTGCATATTCAATTCAGGAATTTACCAAGTTCTCTCCACATGATATATGCCCTGCGCCTCAGAGAGTACCCATGCAAATGGTACATAATTCGGTGTTCGATAAGACTTCTCTTCTCCTGGCTCAGGGTATTAGTACTTTAGATATTCTTCGACTTAACGTAAGCAGTGATTCTAGTGGACGTGCCTCAACAAAGTCATTGGTTCGTGTTAAAAGTAGAGACTCCAGGAAGATCATATGCAGTGCAATTTCTAACACTGGATCACTTTTTGCTTACTCTGACCAAATCGGCCCCAGTCTGTTTGAGTTGAAGAAAAATGAATTTGTAAAGAGTCCATGGAGTGTCAGTAGAAGGCGACTTCCTGAACTTCCATTTGCGCATTCCATGGTTTTCAGTTCAGACTGCTCTCACCTAATAATAGCAGGGCATGATAGAAGGATATAT ACTATTGACATTAGTAGTTTGGAGCTAGTATATACATTTACACCTTCTCGAGAGGAGCATGATGACGAAGCTCCACCAAAGGAGCCTCCGATGACAAAATTATATACCAGCTCAGATGGTCAGTGGCTAGCTGCTATCAATTGCTTTGGGGACATCTATGTATTCAACCTGGAAACACAAAG GCAGCACTGGTTCATATCAAGGCTTGATGGTGCATCTGTTGCAGCTGCTGGTTTTCATCCTTGGAATAACAATGTGCTTGTGATCTCAACCTCCTCGAATCAGGTCTTTGCTTTTGATGTTGAGGCTAGACAGCTAGGCAAGTGGTCGATGCTAAACACATATGTTCTGCCAAAGAGGTATCAAGAATTTCCTGGCGAGGTAATTGGACTCTCATTCTCCCCGTCGCCAAATTCGTCGTCTGTGATAGTTTACAGTTCCAG CAGGGCGAAGTGTTTGATCGACTTTGGAAAGCctgtggaagaagatgaagagaatggGTTACCAAATGGCAATCTGTCTAAAACGCTAGAAGGTAAACTTGTCAACATGGGCTTGAAAAAGGGGAAGGGTACAAACCGAAAACGTAGGCTAGAAGAGTATCAGTTGGAGGGTAAGAGTAACGAGAAGAAGAACTTTGAAATATTACCCTCAAAGCATCCAGTTTTATTCGTGGGTCACCTTTCTAAAAATTCGATCCTGGTGATAGAGAAACCGTGGATGGATGTCGTCAAGAGTTTAGATACTCAACCAGTGGACAGACATATTTTTGGAACTTAG
- the LOC104722240 gene encoding U3 small nucleolar RNA-associated protein 4 isoform X1: MLEYRCSSVDWKPSPVVALVNSADDSQVAAAREDGSLEIWLVSPGAVGWHCQLTIHGDPNSRISSLAWCRAGSNRLPSGRLFSSSIDGSISEWDLFDLKQKIVLESIGVSIWQMALAPINVPSVDVEEGKAKEIENGYSSEKSNDEEESAGSEEDDDSDSDEFHELLSDRLLAAACDDGCVRLYRISDLDKLTYYRSLPRVSGRALSVTWSPDAKRIFSGSSDGLIRCWDANSCQEVYRITVGLGGLGSSSEICVWSLLSLRCSVLVSGDSTGTVQFWDSQFGTLLESHSNHKGDVNTLAAAPSHNRVFSAGADGQVILYKLSGSTSSSQELKPSQKWDYIGYVKAHTHDIRALTVAVPISREDPFSDDILPDKASRKHRKKGKPVDFTYHKWAHLGVPMLISAGDDAKLFAYSIQEFTKFSPHDICPAPQRVPMQMVHNSVFDKTSLLLAQGISTLDILRLNVSSDSSGRASTKSLVRVKSRDSRKIICSAISNTGSLFAYSDQIGPSLFELKKNEFVKSPWSVSRRRLPELPFAHSMVFSSDCSHLIIAGHDRRIYTIDISSLELVYTFTPSREEHDDEAPPKEPPMTKLYTSSDGQWLAAINCFGDIYVFNLETQRQHWFISRLDGASVAAAGFHPWNNNVLVISTSSNQVFAFDVEARQLGKWSMLNTYVLPKRYQEFPGEVIGLSFSPSPNSSSVIVYSSRAKCLIDFGKPVEEDEENGLPNGNLSKTLEGKLVNMGLKKGKGTNRKRRLEEYQLEGKSNEKKNFEILPSKHPVLFVGHLSKNSILVIEKPWMDVVKSLDTQPVDRHIFGT, translated from the exons ATGCTTGAGTACCGTTGCAGCTCCGTTGACTGGAAACCATCTCCGGTGGTAGCCCTAGTTAACAGCGCCGACGACTCTCAAGTCGCCGCGGCTCGCGAGGACGGTTCTCTTGAAATCTGGCTCGTCTCCCCCGGCGCCGTTGGATGGCACTGTCAACTC ACTATCCATGGCGATCCAAATTCGAGAATCTCATCTCTTGCGTGGTGCCGTGCTGGTTCTAATCGGCTGCCTTCTGGTCGTTTGTTTTCTTCAAGCATCGATGGCTCCATTTCTGAATGGGATCTTTTCGATTTGAAGCAGAAG ATTGTGCTAGAGTCAATTGGAGTCTCAATCTGGCAAATGGCGTTGGCTCCGATTAATGTACCCTCAGTTGATGTAGAAGAAGGTAAAGCTAAAGAGATTGAGAATGGATACTCGAGTGAGAAATCGAATGATGAGGAAGAGAGTGCtggaagtgaagaagatgatgattctgaCTCTGATGAGTTTCATGAGCTCCTATCAGATAGGCTTCTTGCTGCTGCTTGTGATGATGGCTGTGTGAGACTGTACCGTATCTCTGACTTAGACAAGTTAACTTACTATAGATCATTGCCTAGGGTTAGTG GACGTGCTTTAAGTGTAACATGGAGTCCAGATGCAAAGAGGATATTTTCCGGTAGCAGTGATGG GCTGATAAGATGCTGGGACGCAAACTCGTGTCAAGAGGTATACAGAATTACAGTTGGTCTTGGAGGACTGGGAAGTAGTTCTGAGATCTGTGTTTGGTCACTACTTTCTTTGAG GTGTTCAGTTCTTGTGAGTGGAGACAGTACCGGAACTGTACAATTTTGGGATAGTCAGTTTGGAACCCTTTTGGAATCACACTCTAATCACAAAGGTGATGTCAATACCCTTGCAGCAGCCCCCAGCCATAATCGAGTCTTTTCTGCTGGTGCGGATGGACAG GTTATTCTTTATAAGCTCTCCGGTAGTACTAGCAGTTCTCAAGAATTGAAGCCTTCTCAGAAATGGGATTATATTGGTTATGTAAAGGCTCATACACATGACATCAGAGCTCTTACAGTTGCAGTACCAATTAGTCGAGAAG ATCCTTTTTCGGATGATATATTGCCAGATAAAGCAAGTCGTAAACATCGCAAAAAGGGAAAGCCAGTTGACTTTACGTATCATAAATGGGCTCATTTGGGTGTCCCGATGCTTATTTCTGCTGGTGATGATGCAAAACTTTTTGCATATTCAATTCAGGAATTTACCAAGTTCTCTCCACATGATATATGCCCTGCGCCTCAGAGAGTACCCATGCAAATGGTACATAATTCGGTGTTCGATAAGACTTCTCTTCTCCTGGCTCAGGGTATTAGTACTTTAGATATTCTTCGACTTAACGTAAGCAGTGATTCTAGTGGACGTGCCTCAACAAAGTCATTGGTTCGTGTTAAAAGTAGAGACTCCAGGAAGATCATATGCAGTGCAATTTCTAACACTGGATCACTTTTTGCTTACTCTGACCAAATCGGCCCCAGTCTGTTTGAGTTGAAGAAAAATGAATTTGTAAAGAGTCCATGGAGTGTCAGTAGAAGGCGACTTCCTGAACTTCCATTTGCGCATTCCATGGTTTTCAGTTCAGACTGCTCTCACCTAATAATAGCAGGGCATGATAGAAGGATATAT ACTATTGACATTAGTAGTTTGGAGCTAGTATATACATTTACACCTTCTCGAGAGGAGCATGATGACGAAGCTCCACCAAAGGAGCCTCCGATGACAAAATTATATACCAGCTCAGATGGTCAGTGGCTAGCTGCTATCAATTGCTTTGGGGACATCTATGTATTCAACCTGGAAACACAAAG GCAGCACTGGTTCATATCAAGGCTTGATGGTGCATCTGTTGCAGCTGCTGGTTTTCATCCTTGGAATAACAATGTGCTTGTGATCTCAACCTCCTCGAATCAGGTCTTTGCTTTTGATGTTGAGGCTAGACAGCTAGGCAAGTGGTCGATGCTAAACACATATGTTCTGCCAAAGAGGTATCAAGAATTTCCTGGCGAGGTAATTGGACTCTCATTCTCCCCGTCGCCAAATTCGTCGTCTGTGATAGTTTACAGTTCCAG GGCGAAGTGTTTGATCGACTTTGGAAAGCctgtggaagaagatgaagagaatggGTTACCAAATGGCAATCTGTCTAAAACGCTAGAAGGTAAACTTGTCAACATGGGCTTGAAAAAGGGGAAGGGTACAAACCGAAAACGTAGGCTAGAAGAGTATCAGTTGGAGGGTAAGAGTAACGAGAAGAAGAACTTTGAAATATTACCCTCAAAGCATCCAGTTTTATTCGTGGGTCACCTTTCTAAAAATTCGATCCTGGTGATAGAGAAACCGTGGATGGATGTCGTCAAGAGTTTAGATACTCAACCAGTGGACAGACATATTTTTGGAACTTAG
- the LOC104709520 gene encoding uncharacterized protein LOC104709520 gives MNNYTLKNPTAIGREYMVLTHKTGITVDHDTSMIYASDSWWKDQEFGCKVTISLNRKPPQFWDVMQRCFILHDVQSQSQHSARQRREQLMNEHANDEEDHDDSDSDSGDIPPQIPVTQDEEEEGYHVTIDDDDTNQNSARRGQQRGRLNLQSTARRGSNSQRSGGSSRVSTGSGSRGTRRRQSFETTIQDTIAGYREFQRQSFQQLRPASSTDEDKLQLLETMTGVSRNNQDVPKQLGAGHSFGSPHSGGLSSNSPSSVGNNLGAQNSPGFWGPRYQQWGTPPNAPQADHQERFR, from the exons ATGAATAATTATACTCTTAAGAATCCTACTGCTATCGGTAGAGAGTATATG GTTCTTACGCATAAAACCGGAATCACGGTTGATCATGATACATCCATGATATATGCATCTGACTCATGGTGGAAGGATCAAGAGTTT gGATGCAAAGTAACAATAAGCTTGAACCGAAAGCCACCTCAATTTTGGGATGTGATGCAACGATGTTTCATATTACATGATGTTCAATCACAATCTCAACACTCCGCTCGACAAAGAAGAGAACAGTTGATGAACGAGCATGCAAATGATGAAGAGGATCATGATGATTCAGACAGCGATAGTGGTGACATTCCACCTCAAATTCCTGTGAcgcaagacgaagaagaagaagggtatcATGTTACCATTGATGACGATGACACGAACCAAAATTCTGCTCGTAGAGGCCAACAACGTGGGAGGCTAAATTTGCAGTCAACCGCCAGACGTGGGAGTAATTCACAAAGATCTGGAGGAAGCTCACGAGTTTCTACTGGCAGTGGTTCACGAGGAACTCGTAGGAGACAATCTTTTGAGACAACAATACAAGACACCATTGCTGGCTATAGAGAATTCCAACGACAAAGCTTTCAACAACTACGCCCTG CCTCAAGCACCGACGAGGATAAGCTACAATTGTTGGAAACGATGACTGGTGTTTCGCGGAATAACCAAGATGTGCCAAAACAGTTAGGTGCAGGCCATTCATTTGGGAGTCCCCATTCAGGAGGTCTATCATCCAACAGTCCATCTTCTGTGGGTAATAATTTAGGAGCGCAAAATTCACCTGGTTTTTGGGGACCTCGTTATCAACAATGGGGAACACCACCAAATGCTCCACAGGCAGATCATCAGGAACGATTCCGGTAA